A single genomic interval of Funiculus sociatus GB2-C1 harbors:
- a CDS encoding DUF692 domain-containing protein — protein sequence MSHLPTLGIGLGFREPFRSDLFLHQQQVDFLEIVAEHYLDAPPQKQQELELLADHFPLIPHAINLSLGSAEGLDTDYLRKLATLIKQLNPPWWSEHICFTKAGGVDIGHLSPLPYTHEAVEVLCRNIEQVRRYVDVPLILENITYMVTLPGAEMTEAQFLTEVVERSDCGLLLDITNLHINAVNHNYDVGDFLSQLPLERIVQLHFVGGHWHNGVLIDSHSHSTPKEVWQLMDKVVAKVPVKGIVLERDENLPPFAELSAELEEARKIGKRYRRWD from the coding sequence ATGTCCCATCTACCCACTCTAGGCATCGGCTTAGGTTTCCGAGAACCTTTCCGTAGCGACTTGTTTCTGCATCAACAACAAGTTGACTTTCTAGAAATTGTTGCCGAACACTATCTGGATGCGCCACCCCAAAAACAGCAAGAATTAGAACTATTGGCGGATCACTTTCCGCTTATTCCCCACGCGATTAATCTGTCGCTAGGTAGTGCAGAAGGTTTAGATACCGATTACTTACGGAAACTGGCAACACTAATTAAACAACTCAATCCGCCTTGGTGGAGCGAACACATCTGTTTTACAAAAGCGGGTGGAGTAGATATCGGACATTTATCACCGCTACCCTATACACACGAAGCGGTAGAAGTTCTTTGCCGCAACATTGAGCAAGTGCGTCGCTATGTTGACGTGCCATTAATTTTAGAGAATATCACCTATATGGTGACACTTCCCGGCGCAGAGATGACGGAAGCCCAGTTTTTAACCGAAGTAGTAGAACGTTCTGATTGTGGGTTGTTGCTGGATATTACGAATTTGCATATCAATGCTGTAAATCATAATTATGATGTTGGTGATTTCTTATCGCAATTACCTTTAGAAAGAATTGTCCAACTGCATTTTGTGGGCGGACATTGGCATAATGGCGTGTTAATTGATAGCCATTCGCACTCGACACCGAAGGAAGTTTGGCAACTGATGGATAAAGTTGTCGCTAAAGTTCCAGTTAAAGGGATTGTGCTAGAACGGGATGAAAACTTACCGCCTTTTGCTGAACTTTCCGCTGAATTGGAAGAGGCGCGTAAAATTGGAAAGCGTTATAGACGATGGGATTAG